From a region of the Coprococcus comes ATCC 27758 genome:
- a CDS encoding ABC transporter ATP-binding protein, with amino-acid sequence MKPLPFIMQYVRRYKYRYIAGILTLFAVDAASVFIPKLTGIITDGLTARSITWSSIRTCLLGIFLIGLLLAVGRFLWRYFLFGTARIIERELRNEMFSHLETMDVEYYNSHKTGDLMTRFTSDLNAVRMALGPAVICIFDSVVMTLLVVCQMMYYVNIKLTLLALIPMVIICLGYMHYGKVLDDLYTERQDSVSNLADFVQESFSGIRVIKAFVRKQAEILSFSKKNQDTMDKSMRIAKLEAILIPLLDVIIGFSSLASLLYGGYLALIGQITLGRFVAFNQYVNMLVWPMLACSEAAVMFSQGTASIRRVQEILEAQTNVKDTASVTTLDTLHGDIRFDHLTFTHLGNTSPVLHDINLDIPSGTTLAIIGRTGNGKSTLVNLLLRLYNTEPGMIYLDGHDINTIPLKTLRENIAYVPQDNFLFSDTLKANIAFGTKSQDMSRIIAAAKSACIHDNIANFPDNYDTIVGERGVTLSGGQKQRSSIARALIKNAPILILDDSLSAVDTDTEEHILHNLRDDRKGKTTILIAHRISTVQHADLIMVLENGEMKELGTHTELIQKNGIYKDMFEKQQLEASIGEQEVAIR; translated from the coding sequence ATGAAACCACTGCCCTTTATCATGCAATATGTCAGGCGATACAAATATCGCTATATTGCCGGAATCCTTACTCTTTTTGCTGTAGATGCGGCAAGTGTATTTATTCCAAAACTGACCGGTATCATTACCGATGGTCTTACCGCGCGCAGCATTACCTGGAGTTCCATTCGTACCTGTCTTCTTGGGATCTTTCTGATTGGTCTTCTGCTTGCAGTCGGCCGTTTTTTGTGGCGTTATTTTCTTTTTGGAACCGCACGTATTATCGAGCGTGAACTGCGTAATGAAATGTTTTCCCATCTGGAAACTATGGATGTGGAATACTACAACAGCCACAAAACAGGTGATCTGATGACCCGGTTTACCAGTGACTTAAATGCGGTCCGCATGGCACTTGGCCCTGCTGTCATCTGCATCTTTGATTCCGTAGTCATGACGCTCCTGGTCGTCTGCCAGATGATGTATTATGTCAATATAAAACTGACCCTTCTGGCACTGATCCCGATGGTCATCATCTGCCTCGGCTATATGCATTACGGAAAGGTACTGGATGACCTCTACACCGAACGTCAGGACAGTGTTTCCAATCTTGCCGACTTTGTACAGGAAAGCTTCTCCGGGATCCGTGTGATCAAGGCCTTTGTTCGCAAGCAGGCAGAAATCCTTTCTTTTTCCAAAAAGAACCAGGATACCATGGATAAAAGTATGCGCATCGCAAAGCTGGAAGCCATCCTGATCCCGCTTCTGGATGTGATCATCGGATTTTCCAGTCTTGCCTCACTCCTTTATGGGGGATACCTCGCCCTGATCGGACAGATTACACTCGGACGCTTCGTAGCTTTCAATCAGTATGTCAATATGCTGGTATGGCCGATGCTCGCCTGTTCCGAAGCTGCCGTCATGTTTTCCCAGGGAACTGCATCCATCCGCCGTGTACAGGAAATCCTGGAAGCACAGACAAATGTAAAAGATACTGCTTCTGTCACAACTTTAGATACCCTGCACGGGGATATCCGTTTTGATCACCTGACCTTTACGCACCTTGGAAATACTTCTCCGGTACTGCATGATATCAATCTGGACATCCCATCCGGGACAACCCTTGCCATCATCGGGCGCACCGGCAACGGAAAGTCCACTCTGGTCAATCTCCTGCTCCGGCTTTACAACACCGAGCCAGGCATGATTTATCTGGATGGCCATGATATCAACACAATTCCGCTGAAAACTCTGCGTGAGAATATTGCTTATGTACCACAGGATAATTTTCTTTTTTCCGATACTCTGAAAGCAAATATTGCATTCGGTACAAAATCACAGGATATGAGCCGTATTATCGCCGCAGCAAAATCAGCCTGCATTCACGATAATATTGCAAATTTTCCGGACAACTATGATACGATCGTCGGCGAACGTGGCGTTACGCTTTCCGGCGGTCAGAAACAGCGCAGCTCCATCGCCCGCGCCCTGATAAAAAATGCACCGATCCTGATCCTTGATGACTCCCTTTCCGCTGTCGACACCGATACAGAAGAACATATCCTACATAATCTCAGGGACGATCGTAAAGGAAAAACAACAATCCTGATTGCACACCGAATTTCCACGGTACAGCATGCCGATTTGATCATGGTACTTGAAAATGGGGAAATGAAAGAGCTTGGAACACACACCGAACTGATTCAGAAAAATGGTATTTATAAAGATATGTTTGAAAAGCAACAGTTGGAAGCTTCCATTGGAGAACAGGAGGTAGCCATAAGATGA
- a CDS encoding MATE family efflux transporter, producing the protein MKTLQKDLTTGNPGKIIFNFTLPIFIGNVFQQFYSMADTIIVGKFVGTKALAAVGSTGTIMFLINGFILGMTAGFTVLTAQKFGAGDMKAMRKTVGNAAILAIIMSLIMTVLGMMAMKPLLGIMKTPDDIFKDAYAYIMVICGGIAAQMLYNFLSSVLRALGNSKVPLYFLILAALLNIVLDMVFIIAFHMGAAGAAWATVISQGISGILCLVYIVKAVPILHLHKEDWRPSGHLLKIQLAVGIPMALQYSITAIGTMMVQTALNLLGSTQVAAFTAANKIEQIVTQAYVAMGTTMATYCAQNIGAGKIKRIRQGFRSITIMGSIYSVVVAAIIMTVGKYMTYLFLSGDLTEIMHSVDIYLKCVGTFFIPLTVVNVYRNGIQGMGYGLLPMMAGVAELVGRGVVAMIAAGQKSYFGVCMASPAAWILASALLIVMYYYVIHQNEKRFAKYADEE; encoded by the coding sequence ATGAAAACATTACAGAAAGATTTGACGACCGGGAATCCGGGAAAAATTATTTTTAATTTCACACTGCCGATCTTCATTGGAAATGTATTTCAGCAGTTCTACAGTATGGCAGATACGATTATCGTAGGAAAGTTCGTGGGAACCAAAGCACTTGCGGCTGTTGGAAGTACGGGAACGATCATGTTTCTGATCAATGGATTTATACTGGGAATGACGGCAGGATTTACCGTACTTACGGCACAGAAATTTGGCGCGGGTGATATGAAAGCAATGCGCAAGACTGTAGGAAATGCCGCGATTCTGGCGATTATTATGTCTCTTATTATGACTGTGCTCGGAATGATGGCAATGAAACCGCTTCTTGGGATTATGAAGACACCGGATGATATTTTCAAGGATGCCTATGCGTATATTATGGTAATCTGTGGTGGAATTGCGGCGCAGATGCTATATAACTTTTTATCCAGTGTCTTGCGGGCACTTGGTAACAGCAAGGTTCCGTTATATTTCCTGATTCTTGCGGCGTTGCTCAACATTGTGCTGGATATGGTATTTATCATTGCGTTTCACATGGGCGCAGCCGGTGCGGCATGGGCGACCGTGATTTCGCAGGGGATTTCGGGAATCCTGTGTCTGGTATATATTGTGAAGGCGGTTCCGATCCTGCATTTACATAAGGAGGACTGGCGTCCGAGCGGACATCTGCTGAAGATCCAGCTTGCAGTCGGAATCCCGATGGCTCTTCAATATTCGATCACAGCGATCGGAACCATGATGGTACAGACTGCCCTGAATCTGCTTGGCTCCACACAGGTAGCAGCATTTACCGCAGCGAATAAGATCGAGCAGATCGTGACGCAGGCATATGTTGCGATGGGAACCACGATGGCAACCTATTGCGCACAGAATATTGGAGCAGGTAAGATCAAAAGGATCCGTCAGGGATTTAGGTCAATTACGATCATGGGAAGTATCTATTCAGTCGTAGTTGCGGCGATCATTATGACGGTTGGGAAATATATGACGTATCTGTTCCTGTCTGGGGATCTGACAGAAATTATGCATTCCGTGGATATTTACCTGAAATGCGTCGGTACTTTCTTTATTCCGCTTACCGTTGTAAATGTTTACCGGAATGGAATCCAGGGAATGGGATATGGACTGCTCCCGATGATGGCTGGTGTGGCTGAGTTGGTTGGCAGGGGCGTTGTTGCCATGATCGCGGCAGGGCAGAAGAGTTACTTTGGAGTATGCATGGCAAGTCCGGCGGCATGGATCCTGGCAAGTGCGTTGCTGATCGTGATGTATTATTATGTGATCCATCAGAATGAGAAGCGGTTTGCGAAGTATGCGGATGAGGAATAG
- a CDS encoding spore maturation protein — translation MRLFLYISDFIVPFMILSILIYGIFAGVNVYDTFIQGAKRGFWTVVRLMPTLIGLMAAVGILRASGFLEFISEIIGNVTEQIGFPGALVPLTIVKMFSSSAATGLLLDIYKEFGTDSRNGMIASISMACTETIFYTMSVYFMSAKVKKTRYTLAGALIATFAGLAASVWLAALV, via the coding sequence ATGCGCCTTTTTTTATACATATCTGACTTTATAGTCCCTTTTATGATTTTGTCCATTCTTATATATGGAATTTTTGCAGGAGTGAATGTATATGATACTTTTATTCAGGGAGCAAAGCGTGGATTTTGGACGGTCGTGCGGCTGATGCCGACGTTGATCGGATTGATGGCGGCAGTGGGGATTTTGCGTGCATCGGGTTTTCTGGAATTTATATCGGAAATAATTGGAAATGTGACGGAGCAGATTGGATTTCCGGGGGCATTGGTTCCGCTTACGATTGTGAAAATGTTTTCGTCCTCTGCCGCAACGGGATTATTGCTTGATATCTATAAGGAATTTGGAACGGATTCGAGAAACGGAATGATCGCTTCAATTTCGATGGCGTGTACGGAAACGATTTTCTATACGATGTCTGTGTATTTTATGTCAGCAAAGGTGAAAAAAACCAGGTATACTCTTGCCGGAGCACTTATTGCAACATTTGCAGGGCTTGCAGCGAGTGTGTGGCTGGCGGCACTTGTATAA
- a CDS encoding beta-L-arabinofuranosidase domain-containing protein, translating to MNAAEIIKKDLDAIYIGNLSTVDDDLTLPENGKYGAQFTWETGEERFIDNTGKVHRPLHGMGNRKVTLTVTATYEGCSESREYVATVLQEAKENIVKEVRKVVLNALVGEEAHLPSVVIVYTEDGRRMTMPVKWNTYEPAKEEKVVAVAGVIDGTEKEASAEIHYKKEIVPVKGPKKKVGYFPLGQVRLKEGTLYYKYQKLMEEYLLGIDDDQMLYNFRKATGLDTKGAPPMTGWDEESCKLKGHTTGHYLSGIALAFAATGNLKFLDKVNYMVAELKKCQDAFAATGKYHRGFLSAYSEEQFDLLEVYTKYPEIWAPYYTLDKIMSGLYDCHVLAGNETAKEILDLMGDWVYDRLSRLPKETLDKMWAMYIAGEFGGMLGTMVKVYELTGKENHLKAAKLFENEKLFYPMEEECDTLEDMHANQHIPQIIGAMDLYRATGDEIYWEIGKNFWNIVTGGHTYCIGGVGETEMFHRANTTCSYLTDKAAESCASYNMLRLTSQLFEYTRSGNLMDYYDNTLRNHILTSSSHKCDGGTTYFLPLGPGGRKEFFLSENSCCHGTGMESRFRYMENIYAQDEDALYINLLVDSVLTDENGKTMIELQSVDEEGVMEIRCQKDQKKVLKIHIPAWGQKDFNVSVNGKVLANTALHDGYLVIDADPKAGDVIRLELPMEFRVLDNKSDAAFVNLAYGPYILAALSEEKEFLTAPAVEEIHRVDGKLQFEANGMKMIPLPKVDMEAYHVYFHKE from the coding sequence ATGAACGCAGCAGAAATTATTAAAAAAGATTTGGATGCAATTTATATTGGGAATCTGAGCACAGTAGATGACGATCTTACACTCCCGGAGAATGGAAAATACGGTGCTCAATTTACCTGGGAGACAGGGGAAGAAAGATTTATTGACAATACAGGAAAGGTACATCGTCCGCTGCATGGTATGGGAAACCGTAAAGTTACACTGACGGTTACCGCAACATATGAAGGATGTAGTGAGTCAAGAGAATATGTGGCGACCGTATTGCAGGAAGCAAAAGAAAATATCGTAAAAGAAGTACGTAAAGTCGTCCTTAATGCACTGGTCGGTGAAGAAGCACATCTTCCGTCTGTTGTGATCGTATATACAGAAGATGGACGCCGCATGACAATGCCGGTGAAATGGAATACATATGAGCCGGCAAAAGAAGAAAAAGTGGTTGCAGTTGCAGGTGTGATCGATGGAACAGAAAAGGAAGCATCTGCAGAGATCCATTATAAAAAGGAAATAGTACCAGTAAAAGGACCGAAGAAAAAAGTGGGTTATTTTCCACTTGGACAGGTTCGGTTGAAAGAAGGAACTCTTTATTATAAATACCAGAAGCTGATGGAAGAATATCTTCTTGGAATTGACGATGACCAGATGCTTTATAATTTCCGCAAAGCGACCGGACTGGATACAAAAGGGGCACCTCCGATGACCGGTTGGGATGAGGAAAGCTGTAAACTGAAAGGGCACACGACAGGACATTATCTGTCGGGTATTGCACTTGCATTTGCAGCAACCGGCAATCTAAAATTTTTAGATAAAGTCAATTACATGGTAGCAGAGCTGAAAAAGTGCCAGGATGCATTTGCGGCAACCGGCAAATATCACAGAGGATTTTTAAGTGCATACTCAGAGGAACAGTTCGATCTTCTGGAAGTATATACCAAGTATCCGGAAATCTGGGCTCCGTATTATACTTTGGATAAGATTATGTCTGGATTATATGATTGTCATGTACTTGCCGGAAATGAGACGGCAAAAGAGATCTTGGACTTGATGGGAGACTGGGTATATGACAGACTTTCCCGTCTGCCAAAAGAAACACTGGATAAAATGTGGGCAATGTATATTGCAGGTGAGTTTGGTGGTATGCTTGGAACAATGGTAAAAGTCTATGAGCTGACCGGAAAAGAAAATCATCTGAAGGCTGCAAAACTTTTTGAAAATGAAAAGTTATTCTATCCGATGGAAGAAGAATGCGATACATTGGAGGATATGCATGCAAACCAGCATATTCCGCAGATTATCGGTGCAATGGATCTGTATCGGGCAACTGGTGATGAGATTTATTGGGAAATCGGAAAGAATTTCTGGAATATCGTGACTGGTGGACATACATATTGTATCGGTGGGGTTGGTGAGACTGAGATGTTCCATCGTGCAAATACAACGTGTTCTTATCTTACGGATAAGGCTGCTGAAAGCTGTGCAAGTTATAATATGCTGCGCCTGACCAGTCAGTTATTTGAATATACGCGAAGCGGCAATCTGATGGATTATTATGATAATACGCTGAGAAATCATATCCTGACATCAAGTAGTCATAAATGTGATGGTGGAACGACTTATTTTCTTCCACTTGGTCCGGGTGGCAGAAAAGAATTCTTCCTTTCAGAGAATTCCTGCTGTCATGGAACCGGTATGGAGAGCAGATTCCGTTATATGGAAAATATTTATGCGCAGGATGAAGATGCGCTTTACATTAACCTTCTTGTAGATTCCGTGCTGACGGACGAAAATGGAAAAACGATGATTGAACTTCAGAGTGTGGATGAAGAAGGTGTAATGGAAATCCGTTGCCAAAAGGATCAGAAAAAAGTTCTTAAAATCCATATTCCGGCATGGGGGCAGAAGGATTTTAACGTGTCTGTAAATGGAAAAGTTCTTGCAAATACAGCACTTCATGATGGATATCTGGTAATTGATGCAGATCCGAAAGCCGGAGATGTGATCCGACTGGAACTTCCGATGGAATTCCGTGTGTTGGATAACAAGTCTGATGCGGCATTTGTCAATCTTGCATATGGGCCATATATTCTTGCGGCACTTTCAGAGGAAAAAGAATTCCTTACAGCACCGGCAGTAGAAGAAATTCATAGGGTTGATGGAAAATTACAGTTTGAAGCGAATGGAATGAAGATGATCCCTCTTCCAAAAGTAGATATGGAAGCTTATCATGTATATTTTCATAAAGAATAA
- a CDS encoding PTS transporter subunit IIC produces MKEFLRKKNIIFSAKRYGIDALGAMAQGLFASLLIGTIISTLGEQLGIGILVTVGGYAKGATGAAMAISIGVALQCPPLVLFSLAAVGMAANELGGAGGPLAVLVVTIFAAEFGKLVSKETKIDIIVTPFVTICVGVLLSLGCAPAIGAAASTVGTAIMWATELQPFFMGIIVSVIVGIALTLPISSAAICAALSLTGLAGGAAVAGCCAQMVGFAVMSFKENKWGGLFAQGIGTSMLQMGNIVRNPRIWLPPTLASAITGPVATCIFHLKMNGAAVASGMGTCGLVGQIGVYTGWVNDIAEGTKAAITGMDWAGLVLICFILPAVLSWAIAIPMRKCGWIKENDLKLDL; encoded by the coding sequence ATGAAAGAGTTTCTAAGAAAGAAAAATATTATCTTTTCAGCGAAGCGATACGGAATCGATGCGCTTGGTGCAATGGCGCAGGGACTGTTTGCATCGCTTCTGATCGGTACGATCATCAGCACACTCGGAGAACAGCTTGGTATAGGAATCCTTGTAACAGTAGGCGGTTATGCGAAAGGAGCAACCGGAGCTGCGATGGCAATCTCGATCGGAGTAGCACTTCAGTGTCCGCCACTTGTATTGTTTTCACTGGCGGCAGTCGGAATGGCAGCAAATGAACTTGGGGGTGCCGGAGGACCTCTTGCGGTTTTGGTCGTTACGATTTTTGCAGCAGAATTTGGAAAACTGGTTTCAAAAGAAACAAAAATAGATATTATTGTGACACCTTTTGTGACGATCTGTGTGGGGGTTCTGCTTTCACTGGGATGTGCACCGGCGATCGGAGCAGCGGCAAGTACCGTAGGAACTGCGATCATGTGGGCGACTGAATTACAGCCATTTTTCATGGGAATTATCGTATCTGTGATTGTTGGTATTGCGCTGACACTTCCAATCAGCAGTGCAGCGATCTGTGCGGCACTTTCACTTACCGGGCTTGCAGGAGGTGCTGCTGTAGCCGGCTGCTGTGCACAGATGGTTGGTTTTGCGGTTATGAGTTTTAAGGAAAATAAATGGGGTGGTCTTTTTGCACAGGGAATAGGAACCTCGATGCTCCAGATGGGAAACATTGTGAGAAACCCGAGAATCTGGCTTCCGCCGACACTGGCATCCGCAATTACCGGTCCGGTCGCAACCTGTATCTTTCATTTGAAGATGAACGGTGCGGCAGTGGCATCCGGAATGGGAACCTGCGGACTGGTCGGACAGATTGGTGTGTACACTGGCTGGGTAAATGATATTGCAGAAGGAACCAAAGCTGCGATCACCGGAATGGACTGGGCAGGTCTGGTGCTGATCTGTTTTATTCTTCCGGCAGTGCTTTCCTGGGCGATTGCGATTCCGATGAGAAAATGTGGCTGGATCAAGGAAAATGATCTGAAACTGGATCTGTAG
- a CDS encoding DUF885 domain-containing protein: MFHLILKHRKKIFLILPCCLLVILISFLSGNAFWSSLHAESSDRQFRTFTRSLFQTEVSANTISLHYTLRSPSDYGIADIPATYGSLSSDPVAAKASVRNVLSSLQEFDPDTLSSENALTFKILDTYLKNASTGTDYLLYQEPLGPVSGIHTQLPVLLSEYSFYDTQDVETYLALLKETPSYFDSVIRFEQKKATSGLFMPDYQADSVLDTCQSFIDMGKENYLVSTFNERIASLDLLPENKKDSFQKENMKLVTEEIYPAYQNLITAIKSLKGKGMNEQGLSHFPYGKKYYEYLVRQTTGCNESISRLRLMTRAQILEDLSAMQKVLFPADAALTQASVLEQTSPDSMLDDLRSKITDTFPEIPDVDFQVKYVPESMQDYLSPAFYMIPAIDNLTENVIYINNGQTASGLNLYTTLAHEGYPGHLYQTVYFSASEPDPIRSILDFGGYVEGWATYAEMMSYYLAPLPKTEASLLQKNNSVILGLYALADMGIHYDGWSVTDTVRFFSDYGINDPNAVQSVYKLIIGSPANYLKYYIGYLKFYELKKEMADALGNQFSQKEFHRAVLDVGPAPFEIVYDEVEKNLLN; this comes from the coding sequence ATGTTTCATTTAATTCTTAAACACCGGAAAAAAATTTTTCTGATCCTTCCCTGTTGTCTGCTGGTCATTCTGATTTCTTTTCTGTCTGGCAATGCATTTTGGAGCTCCCTGCATGCAGAATCCTCCGACCGGCAATTCCGTACTTTCACACGTAGTCTCTTCCAGACAGAAGTATCCGCAAATACCATCAGCCTTCACTATACCTTGCGTTCTCCTTCTGACTATGGCATCGCGGACATCCCGGCTACATACGGCAGTCTTTCTTCTGATCCCGTTGCTGCAAAGGCTTCTGTCAGAAATGTTCTCTCTTCTCTGCAGGAATTTGATCCCGACACTCTTTCTTCGGAAAATGCACTAACCTTTAAAATCCTGGATACCTATCTTAAAAATGCATCCACAGGGACAGATTATCTGCTTTATCAGGAGCCTCTGGGCCCCGTATCCGGTATCCATACGCAGCTGCCTGTTCTGCTCTCGGAATACAGCTTTTACGACACACAGGATGTAGAAACCTATCTGGCTCTCTTAAAAGAAACGCCTTCCTATTTTGATTCTGTCATCCGGTTTGAGCAGAAAAAAGCTACTTCCGGTCTTTTTATGCCGGATTACCAGGCTGATTCTGTTCTGGACACCTGCCAGTCTTTTATCGATATGGGTAAAGAGAATTATCTGGTCAGTACATTTAACGAGCGGATCGCGTCACTGGATCTTTTACCTGAAAACAAAAAAGATTCTTTTCAGAAAGAAAATATGAAACTTGTAACAGAAGAGATTTATCCAGCTTATCAAAATCTAATCACCGCTATCAAATCGCTGAAAGGAAAAGGAATGAATGAACAGGGACTTAGCCATTTCCCTTATGGAAAAAAATACTATGAATATCTGGTGCGTCAGACTACCGGCTGCAATGAGTCCATTTCCCGTCTGCGACTGATGACCAGGGCACAGATACTGGAAGATCTAAGTGCCATGCAGAAGGTTCTCTTCCCTGCTGACGCAGCACTTACCCAGGCATCTGTTTTGGAGCAGACATCTCCTGATTCCATGCTGGACGATCTCAGGTCCAAAATCACAGATACATTCCCGGAAATTCCTGATGTTGATTTCCAGGTCAAATATGTTCCGGAATCCATGCAGGATTATCTAAGTCCAGCTTTCTATATGATCCCTGCCATTGACAATCTAACGGAAAATGTCATCTACATTAACAACGGGCAGACCGCCTCAGGGCTGAATCTCTACACAACCCTTGCTCACGAAGGCTATCCCGGACATCTGTACCAGACCGTCTATTTTTCTGCTTCTGAGCCGGATCCTATTCGAAGCATTCTTGATTTTGGCGGATACGTTGAGGGCTGGGCCACCTATGCGGAAATGATGTCCTACTACCTTGCACCTCTCCCTAAGACTGAAGCATCCCTTCTCCAGAAAAACAATTCTGTCATTCTTGGACTTTATGCACTTGCAGACATGGGAATTCATTATGACGGCTGGTCTGTAACTGATACAGTCCGCTTTTTCAGCGATTACGGGATCAATGATCCAAATGCAGTACAGAGTGTCTACAAACTGATCATTGGAAGTCCTGCCAATTATCTGAAATACTATATTGGATACCTGAAATTTTATGAATTGAAAAAGGAGATGGCAGATGCCCTGGGAAATCAATTCTCCCAGAAAGAATTTCACAGGGCGGTACTGGATGTGGGACCGGCGCCATTTGAGATCGTATATGATGAGGTGGAAAAAAATTTATTAAATTGA
- the nadA gene encoding quinolinate synthase NadA yields MTTVEEIQKLKKEKNAVILAHYYVRPEVQEIADYIGDSFYLSKVATKLQEKTIVFCGVSFMGESAKILNPEKTVLMPDMTADCPMAHMADVETIRKMRKEYDDLAVVCYINSTAALKEYSDVCVTSANAVKIVKELPNKNIFFIPDRNLAHFVADHVPEKNFVYNNGFCPTHERMEPEDVAEVKRRHPGAQIVAHGECRAELLAMADYVGSTSGIIQYVTASDCQEFIVCTEEGVGYKLKEQNPEKTFYYPDKLPVCPNMKKNTLEKVLHVLQTGKNEVHVDAKLRENSKKPLEKMLELAAK; encoded by the coding sequence ATGACAACGGTGGAAGAAATACAGAAGCTTAAAAAAGAGAAGAATGCTGTCATTCTGGCACATTATTATGTGCGGCCGGAGGTGCAGGAAATAGCAGATTATATAGGGGATTCTTTTTACCTGAGCAAGGTAGCAACGAAGCTCCAAGAAAAGACAATCGTATTTTGTGGCGTTTCTTTTATGGGGGAGAGTGCGAAGATCCTGAATCCGGAGAAAACGGTTCTGATGCCGGATATGACAGCAGACTGTCCAATGGCACATATGGCAGATGTGGAGACGATCCGGAAGATGCGGAAAGAGTATGATGATCTTGCTGTTGTCTGCTATATCAATTCAACGGCAGCACTGAAAGAATACTCGGATGTCTGTGTGACATCTGCAAATGCAGTGAAGATCGTAAAAGAACTTCCGAACAAGAATATTTTCTTTATTCCGGATCGGAATCTGGCACATTTTGTAGCCGATCATGTACCGGAAAAAAATTTTGTTTACAACAATGGATTCTGTCCGACTCATGAACGGATGGAACCGGAGGATGTAGCCGAAGTGAAAAGGAGACATCCGGGGGCACAGATCGTCGCACACGGAGAATGCCGTGCAGAACTTCTTGCGATGGCAGATTACGTGGGAAGCACATCAGGAATCATCCAGTATGTAACGGCAAGTGATTGTCAGGAATTTATTGTCTGTACAGAAGAGGGTGTGGGTTACAAGCTGAAGGAACAGAACCCGGAGAAGACATTCTATTATCCGGACAAGCTACCGGTATGTCCGAATATGAAAAAGAATACGCTGGAGAAGGTATTGCATGTTTTGCAGACTGGTAAAAATGAGGTTCACGTAGATGCAAAACTTCGGGAAAATTCCAAAAAACCGTTAGAGAAAATGCTTGAGCTTGCTGCAAAATAA
- a CDS encoding L-aspartate oxidase, whose amino-acid sequence MEIKTDVVIVGTGVGGAFSALNLPEDKKILMITKSDLESSDSFLAQGGICVLRDDEDYEGYFEDTMRAGHYENRKESVDIMIRSSQEIIHDLIEYGVDFAKKDGNLAFTREGAHSRPRILFHEDITGKEITSKLLMHVKKRKNVQIHEYTTMTDIIVKNGKCAGILAKTADGEEMKIYAQDTIFASGGIGGRYQHSTNFPHLTGDALDISRKHGIRLEHLDYVQIHPTTLYSSKPGRRFLISESVRGEGAVLYNKDGERFVNELLPRDVVTKAIREQMEKDGTDHVWLSMENIDKNTILEHFPNICERCREEGYDVTKEWIPVVPAQHYFMGGIWVDSDSRTSMEHLYAVGETSCNGVHGANRLASNSLLESLVFAKRAAHKISGVENAVNPVLFCKEAI is encoded by the coding sequence TTGGAGATTAAGACAGATGTAGTGATCGTAGGAACCGGAGTTGGTGGTGCATTTTCTGCACTGAATCTTCCGGAGGATAAAAAGATCCTTATGATTACCAAGTCAGATCTGGAAAGCAGTGATTCATTTCTGGCACAGGGTGGAATCTGTGTACTTCGGGATGATGAGGATTATGAGGGGTATTTTGAAGATACAATGCGCGCAGGTCATTACGAGAACAGGAAAGAATCAGTGGATATTATGATCCGCAGCTCGCAGGAAATTATTCATGATCTGATTGAATATGGTGTGGATTTCGCTAAAAAAGACGGAAATCTTGCATTTACAAGAGAAGGTGCGCATTCCAGACCAAGGATTCTTTTCCATGAAGATATTACAGGGAAAGAGATTACGAGTAAACTGCTCATGCATGTAAAGAAACGAAAAAATGTACAAATACACGAATATACAACTATGACAGACATAATTGTTAAAAATGGAAAATGTGCAGGTATTTTAGCGAAGACGGCAGACGGTGAAGAGATGAAGATCTATGCACAGGATACGATTTTTGCAAGCGGTGGAATCGGAGGAAGATATCAGCATTCTACAAACTTTCCACATCTGACAGGAGATGCGCTTGATATTTCCAGGAAGCATGGAATCCGTCTGGAGCATCTGGATTATGTCCAGATCCACCCGACAACTTTGTATTCTTCAAAACCGGGGCGAAGATTTCTGATTTCAGAATCTGTCCGTGGAGAAGGCGCAGTTCTTTATAATAAAGACGGAGAACGTTTTGTAAATGAGCTTCTTCCGAGAGATGTGGTGACAAAAGCAATCCGGGAACAAATGGAAAAAGACGGAACGGATCATGTATGGCTTTCCATGGAAAATATTGATAAGAATACGATCCTGGAGCATTTCCCAAATATCTGTGAGCGGTGCCGGGAAGAAGGCTATGACGTGACAAAAGAGTGGATCCCGGTTGTTCCTGCACAACACTATTTCATGGGAGGCATCTGGGTAGACAGCGACAGCAGAACTTCGATGGAGCATCTGTATGCGGTAGGAGAGACCAGCTGCAATGGCGTCCATGGGGCGAACCGTCTGGCAAGTAATTCTCTGCTTGAGAGCCTGGTGTTTGCAAAACGTGCGGCACATAAGATTTCCGGAGTGGAAAATGCAGTAAATCCTGTGCTGTTCTGTAAAGAGGCAATATAA